From Cannabis sativa cultivar Pink pepper isolate KNU-18-1 chromosome 8, ASM2916894v1, whole genome shotgun sequence, a single genomic window includes:
- the LOC115698732 gene encoding UDP-D-apiose/UDP-D-xylose synthase 2 — MASATRVDLDGNPIKPLTICMIGAGGFIGSHLCEKLIHETPHKILALDVYNDKIRHLLEPETSEYADRIQFHRLNIKHDSRLEGLIKMADLTINLAAICTPADYNTRPLDTIYSNFIDALPVVKYCSENNKRLIHFSTCEVYGKTIGSFLPKDSPLRQDPEYYVLKEDTSPCIFGAIDKQRWSYACAKQLIERLIYAEGAENGLEFTIVRPFNWIGPRMDFIPGIDGPSEGVPRVLACFSNNLLRREPLKLVDGGESQRTFIYIKDAIEAVLLMIENPARANGHIFNVGNPNNEVTVRQLAEMMTEVYSKVSGEPPIDSPTVDVTSKEFYGVGYDDSDKRIPDMTIINTQLGWNPKTSLWDLLESTLTYQHRTYAEAIKKAIAKSTS; from the exons ATGGCGTCGGCAACGAGAGTAGATCTGGATGGGAATCCGATAAAGCCATTGACAATATGCATGATCGGAGCTGGTGGCTTCATTGGTTCTCATCTCTGCGAGAAGCTCATTCACGAAACTCCTCACAAGATCTTGGCTCTTGATGTTTACAACGACAAGATCAGGCATCTCCTTGAGCCTGAGACTTCTGAATATGCTGATCGTATCCAGTTCCACCGACTTAACATCAAGCACGATTCTCGTCTTGAAGGCCTCATTAAGATGGCAGATCTG ACGATAAATCTTGCTGCGATCTGTACTCCGGCGGACTATAACACTCGCCCGCTCGACACTATTTACAGCAATTTTATTGATGCTCTTCCTGTG GTGAAGTACTGTTCCGAAAACAATAAGAGGCTCATTCACTTCTCTACTTGTGAAGTGTATGGGAAAACGATTGGAAGCTTTCTTCCCAAAGACAGTCCTCTTCGTCAG GATCCTGAGTATTATGTTCTCAAGGAAGATACATCTCCCTGCATCTTTGGTGCTATTGACAAGCAGAGATGGTCTTATGCATGTGCAAAGCAACTTATTGAAAGGCTGATTTATG CTGAGGGTGCGGAAAATGGTCTTGAGTTCACCATTGTGAGACCTTTCAACTGGATCGGTCCCAGGATGGACTTTATTCCCGGCATTGATGGTCCAAGTGAAGGTGTTCCAAGGGTTCTTGCTTGCTTCAGTAAT AATCTCCTACGTCGGGAGCCTCTCAAGCTTGTGGATGGTGGTGAATCCCAGAGAACTTTTATCTACATAAAGGATGCTATTGAGGCAGTTCTTTTGATGATC GAAAATCCTGCTAGGGCCAATGGGCACATTTTCAATGTGGGCAACCCTAACAACGAAGTTACCGTCAGGCAGCTTGCCGAGATGATGACTGAG GTTTACTCAAAGGTCAGCGGTGAGCCACCGATAGATTCTCCAACCGTTGATGTCACCTCCAAAGAATTTTACGGAGTGGGATACGACGACAGTGATAAGCGAATTCCGGACATGACCATCATCAATACACAACTTG GGTGGAACCCAAAGACCTCCCTTTGGGACTTGCTTGAATCGACTCTTACATACCAACATAGGACATATGCTGAGGCAATCAAGAAGGCGATTGCTAAATCAACCAGCTAA
- the LOC115698889 gene encoding putative phospholipid:diacylglycerol acyltransferase 2 isoform X3 — MEVPESPGERLKREGLTPLHPVVLVPGIVTGGLELWEGRPCSEGLFRKRLWGGSFTEIFKRPLCWLEHLSLHNETGLDPPGIRVRAVPGLVAADYFAPGYFVWAVLIENLAKIGYEGKNMYMAAYDWRLSFQNTEIRDQALSRLKSKIELMYVTNGYKKVVVVPHSMGVIYFLHFMKWVESPSPMGGGGGPNWCAKHIKAVMNIGPAFLGVPKAVSNIFSAEGKDVAFLRAIAPGLLDSDMLGLQTLEHLMRVSRTWDSTISLLPKGGDTIWGNLDWSPEEGLSCDLDKRKLSSSDTTNFNHSDGDIGFRIKDPIKYGRVISFGKAASQIPSSHLPPPDLKWQELLGMRSSSGLNLSCSGEVWTEYDEVSRENIIKVAENKAYTAQNTFDLLRFVAPKLMQRAEAHFSHGIADNLDDPKYSHYKYWSNPLETKLPNAPDMEIYSLYGVGIPTERSYIYKMSPSSKCKSIPFRIDSSVNGQGDNSCLKSGVYFVDGDESVPVLSAGFMCAKGWRGKTRFNPSGSATYLREYRHKAPSSLLQGRGLESGAHVDIMGNVALSEDVLRVAAGASGRDIGGDRIYSDIMKMSERINLQL; from the exons ATGGAG GTACCTGAATCACCAGGGGAGAGGCTCAAAAGAGAGGGGTTGACACCTCTTCATCCTGTTGTTTTGGTCCCTGGTATTGTCACTGGTGGCCTTGAGCTTTGGGAAGGTAGACCTTGTTCCGAGGGACTTTTTAGGAAGAGACTTTGGGGTGGCAGTTTCACTGAAATCTTCAAGAG GCCTTTGTGTTGGTTGGAGCACTTATCTCTACACAACGAAACAGGGCTTGACCCGCCCGGGATTCGAGTTCGAGCAGTTCCAGGACTTGTTGCAGCTGATTATTTTGCTCCTGGTTACTTTGTTTGGGCAGTTCTTATTGAGAATTTAGCCAAAATTGGTTATGAAGGAAAAAACATGTACATGGCTGCCTATGATTGGAGATTATCTTTCCAAAATACAGAG ATTAGAGATCAAGCTTTAAGTAGATTGAAGAGTAAAATTGAGCTCATGTATGTAACCAATGGCTATAAGAAAGTGGTAGTAGTTCCTCATTCAATGGGGGTCATTTATTTCCTTCATTTCATGAAATGGGTTGAATCACCTTCCCCTATGGGAGGTGGTGGTGGCCCGAATTGGTGTGCTAAGCACATTAAAGCGGTCATGAATATCGGTCCGGCTTTTCTTGGAGTTCCTAAGGCTGTAAGTAACATCTTTTCTGCCGAGGGAAAAGATGTTGCTTTTCTCAGGGCTATTGCCCCGGGGCTTTTGGATTCTGACATGCTCGGTCTTCAAACGCTCGAGCATCTCATGCGAGTTTCTCGAACTTGGGATTCCACCATTTCCTTATTGCCAAAAGGTGGAGATACTATTTGGGGTAATTTAGATTGGTCTCCTGAGGAAGGACTTAGTTGTGATTTGGATAAGAGAAAACTCTCTTCAAGTGACACTACTAATTTCAATCACAGTGATGGAGATATCGGTTTTCGAATCAAAGATCCCATTAAGTATGGAAGAGTAATCTCTTTCGGAAAGGCAGCTTCACAGATTCCTTCTTCTCATCTTCCTCCTCCTGATTTGAAG TGGCAGGAACTTCTCGGAATGCGATCTTCTTCCGGGCTTAATTTATCGTGTAGCGGTGAGGTTTGGACGGAATATGATGAAGTAAGCAGAGAAAACATCATAAAAGTAGCCGAAAACAAGGCCTATACAGCTCAAAACACCTTTGATTTACTGCGATTTGTGGCCCCGAAATTGATGCAACGGGCCGAGGCTCACTTCTCTCATGGAATAGCTGATAATCTAGATGATCCTAAATACTCACATTACAAGTATTGGTCAAATCCACTTGAAACCAA GCTACCTAATGCTCCTGATATGGAGATATACTCTCTCTATGGTGTTGGAATCCCTACAGAAAGATCATACATATACAAAATGTCTCCTTCTAGCAAATGCAAGAGTATTCCATTTCGAATAGATAGCTCGGTGAATGGCCAAGGAGACAACAGTTGCCTAAAGAGCGGTGTATACTTTGTGGATGGCGATGAGAGTGTCCCGGTTTTGAGTGCAGGCTTCATGTGTGCAAAAGGGTGGCGAGGAAAGACGAGATTTAACCCGTCGGGTAGTGCTACTTACCTAAGAGAGTACCGACACAAAGCTCCATCGAGCCTGCTGCAGGGGAGGGGTTTGGAGAGCGGTGCACATGTCGATATTATGGGAAATGTTGCTTTGAGTGAAGATGTTTTGAGGGTTGCCGCTGGGGCGAGCGGCCGAGATATTGGAGGGGACCGGATTTATTCCGATATCATGAAAATGTCTGAGAGAATAAATCTTCAATTGTGA
- the LOC115700875 gene encoding patatin-like protein 2, whose amino-acid sequence MCIKRNSCGVFPRIKKVIKSLVGPKYDGDYLHKLIRQKLGHTKLNQTLTNVVIPTFDIKQLQPTVFSSYEVKKNPSSDMNVLLSDICIGTSAAPTYLPAHYFEAKDSNGEVIRKFNLIDGGVAANNPTLVAIGEVWKDKIIATLSPTIDNNNDPILDCGRFLVISLGTGSPKIEKKYNAQDVAKWGLVNWLNKGGSAPIIDVFSHASSDMVDLHLSVLFKAFKSEHQYLRIQDDTLENDVSSVDIATTKNLEDLVKVGEELLKKPMCRVNLETCRYEICSDETNEQALVRFAKRLWDEKQFRSAKLGLLINNNVL is encoded by the exons ATGTGTATAAAAAGAAACAG TTGTGGAGTATTCCCTCGTATTAAGAAGGTGATTAAATCTTTAGTAGGACCAAAATATGATGGTGATTATCTACATAAACTTATAAGACAAAAGTTAGGGCACACCAAATTGAACCAAACTTTGACCAATGTTGTCATTCCAACATTTGACATCAAACAACTCCAGCCAACTGTTTTTTCCAGCTACgag GTTAAGAAAAATCCATCGTCCGATATGAATGTACTTCTATCAGATATATGTATTGGAACTTCGGCTGCTCCAACATATCTTCCTGCTCATTACTTCGAAGCAAAAGATTCTAATGGAGAAGTTATTAGAAAATTTAATCTTATAGACGGTGGTGTTGCTGCAAATAATCcg ACTCTGGTGGCAATTGGTGAAGTGTGGAAGGATAAAATAATAGCTACTTTGTCTCCAACAatagataataataatgatCCAATATTAGATTGCGGTCGATTTTTGGTGATTTCATTAGGAACTGGATCTccaaaaattgaaaagaaatatAATGCTCAAGATGTCGCGAAATGGGGTTTGGTAAATTGGTTAAACAAAGGCGGTTCGGCCCCAATTATTGATGTATTTTCTCATGCAAGTTCTGATATGGTCGATCTTCATCTCTCTGTGCTTTTCAAAGCCTTCAAATCAGAACATCAATATCTTCGAATTCag GATGATACTCTCGAGAACGATGTATCATCGGTAGATATTGCCACAACGAAAAATTTGGAAGATCTTGTCAAAGTTGGAGaagaattattgaaaaagcCAATGTGTAGAGTTAATTTGGAGACTTGCCGCTACGAAATTTGTAGCGACGAGACTAATGAGCAGGCTCTTGTAAG GTTTGCTAAAAGACTGTGGGATGAGAAGCAATTTCGCAGTGCAAAGCTAGGTCtcctaattaataataatgtgtTATAA
- the LOC115701565 gene encoding glutaredoxin-C7-like, with protein sequence MQYETESWVGSNNGYMDIDPVEHIERLASDNAVVIFSMSSCCMCHAIKRLFCGMGVNPTVHELDLHPTGSHLHSALLTLLGSSSALPVVFIGGKLVGAMDRVMASHINGTLVPLLKEAGALSC encoded by the coding sequence ATGCAGTACGAAACAGAGTCATGGGTAGGGTCGAATAACGGTTACATGGATATTGACCCGGTTGAGCACATAGAGAGGTTAGCCTCAGACAACGCCGTGGTCATTTTCAGTATGAGCAGCTGTTGCATGTGCCACGCAATCAAGAGACTCTTCTGTGGTATGGGAGTAAACCCCACTGTACACGAGCTGGACCTTCACCCCACTGGATCCCACCTCCACTCTGCGCTACTCACTCTTCTCGGCTCCTCCTCCGCCCTTCCCGTCGTTTTCATCGGCGGAAAACTCGTCGGAGCAATGGACAGAGTCATGGCTTCTCATATCAACGGTACTCTTGTCCCTCTTCTCAAAGAGGCCGGAGCTCTTAGTTGCTAA
- the LOC115700832 gene encoding BTB/POZ domain-containing protein At3g44820 — MAPPPHGKDSGFYRQGNDWFYKAGLPSDIVVSVDGVNFHLHKFPLIAKCGKMAQIYEESQSTRTKILDTNLEEFPGGPDNFLIAVKFCYGVRIELTPRNTVMVYCAADYLEMTEAYGEGNLLSKAENFFYKNILHNWKDCILALQSSEPVISRAEKLGIVNRCLNALSVMVCTDPSLFGWPMMMYGSLQSPGGSILWNGINTGARIRSSESDWWFEDISYLGIVLFERLIKTMEVKGIRAENLVGAVMYYARKYLPGLGRWHSGQSSIARMVTSISLKPVPHDQKVVLENIERLLPQKKGKSFCRFLLGLLRVALILGVNQPCLDSLEKRIGMQLELATLDGLLIPTYSDADTLYNTDCVQKIVHHFMSTETTIESFSPTSQDMEASPSAEPVRKVAKLIDSYIAEVASDVNLKPTKIRSLAEAIPGSARSLHDGLYRALDIYLKAHPWLPDKEKEELCNIIDFQRLSIDACAHASQNERLPLRIVLQVLFFEQMHLRTALAGCLHVLDNESAPAAPTVETAGQIVQRDGWVTVVRENQVLKVDMERMRSRVGELEEEFSKIKQEMKKVSKSHSSLGSPRLIGRKFGCKLLPRSSDAQQETLEITEPTPRPSAGCELTPRASSVEKAHTSGHSRHRKSFSLF, encoded by the exons ATGGCTCCTCCTCCACATGGGAAGGATTCTGGGTTTTACAGACAAGGCAATGACTG GTTTTACAAGGCTGGATTGCCAAGTGATATTGTTGTGTCTGTGGATGGAGTGAATTTTCATCTTCACAAG TTTCCTCTCATAGCAAAATGTGGGAAGATGGCACAAATTTATGAAGAATCTCAAAGTACTCGTACGAAGATTCTCGATACAAATCTGGAAGAATTCCCTGGTGGCCCTGATAATTTCTTGATTGCTGTTAAATTTTGCTATGGTGTGAGGATTGAGTTGACTCCAAGAAACACAGTTATGGTTTATTGTGCTGCAGACTACCTCGAAATGACAGAGGCGTATGGAGAAGGAAACTTACTGTCTAAGGCCGAgaatttcttttataaaaatatacttcACAATTGGAAAGATTGTATCTTGGCTCTCCAAAGCTCTGAGCCCGTTATAAGTAGAGCTGAGAAGCTCGGGATAGTAAACAGATGTTTGAATGCTTTGTCTGTGATGGTTTGTACCGATCCTAGTTTGTTCGGTTGGCCAATGATGATGTATGGTAGTCTACAAAGCCCCGGTGGAAGCATTTTGTGGAATGGAATAAATACCGGTGCAAGAATTCGAAGCTCTGAATCAGATTGGTGGTTTGAAGACATCTCTTATCTCGGGATTGTTTTGTTTGAGAGACTTATCAAGACAATGGAAGTGAAGGGTATACGAGCTGAAAACCTTGTAGGCGCTGTAATGTACTATGCAAGAAAGTACTTGCCTGGTTTAGGCCGATGGCACAGTGGACAAAGTAGCATAGCTAGAATGGTTACGAGCATTAGTTTGAAACCCGTTCCCCACGATCAAAAGGTTGTATTGGAAAACATTGAAAGGCTACTTCCCCAGAAAAAGGGGAAATCTTTTTGTCGGTTTTTACTTGGACTTCTTCGTGTGGCTTTGATACTTGGAGTCAATCAACCGTGTTTGGATTCTTTagaaaagagaatagggatGCAACTTGAACTAGCAACCTTAGACGGTCTTCTAATTCCTACATATTCGGATGCTGACACATTGTATAATACTGATTGTGTTCAAAAGATTGTCCATCACTTTATGTCAACAGAAACAACTATTGAGTCATTTTCTCCAACATCACAGGACATGGAAGCATCGCCATCAGCTGAACCGGTAAGAAAAGTTGCTAAGTTGATCGATAGCTACATTGCAGAGGTTGCTTCTGATGTGAATTTAAAGCCCACAAAGATTCGTTCTTTAGCTGAGGCTATACCAGGGTCTGCAAGATCATTGCACGATGGGCTTTACCGAGCACTGGATATATACTTGAAG GCGCACCCTTGGCTCCCGgacaaagagaaagaagaactTTGCAACATCATTGACTTCCAGAGACTTTCTATCGACGCATGTGCTCATGCATCCCAAAACGAAAGATTACCACTTAGAATTGTTCTTCAAGTCTTATTCTTTGAGCAGATGCATTTGAGGACCGCTCTAGCTGGTTGCCTCCATGTCTTGGACAATGAAAGCGCCCCTGCAGCTCCCACAGTCGAAACAGCTGGACAGATTGTGCAAAGAGACGGTTGGGTGACTGTTGTGCGAGAAAACCAAGTTCTGAAAGTGGATATGGAAAGGATGAGGTCTAGAGTTGGTGAACTCGAAGAAGAATTTAGTAAAATCAAACAGGAGATGAAAAAAGTGAGTAAATCTCATAGCTCCCTCGGTTCTCCCCGCTTAATAGGTAGAAAATTCGGGTGTAAGCTTCTTCCACGGTCATCTGATGCTCAACAAGAGACACTTGAGATTACCGAGCCAACTCCTAGACCATCTGCTGGATGTGAGCTCACTCCAAGAGCATCATCAGTTGAAAAGGCTCATACTTCGGGTCACTCTAGACACCGAAAAAGTTTCTCATTGTTTTAA
- the LOC115698889 gene encoding putative phospholipid:diacylglycerol acyltransferase 2 isoform X2, with translation MASSVLRFRKLCFVEPVLGFQSSSGATTTTAQKDENGVVLNDDEKKRRSNNNNKKKKQPKEWRCIDNCCWLIGYMCTTWWLLLFLFHCLPPTMTGFQVPESPGERLKREGLTPLHPVVLVPGIVTGGLELWEGRPCSEGLFRKRLWGGSFTEIFKRPLCWLEHLSLHNETGLDPPGIRVRAVPGLVAADYFAPGYFVWAVLIENLAKIGYEGKNMYMAAYDWRLSFQNTEIRDQALSRLKSKIELMYVTNGYKKVVVVPHSMGVIYFLHFMKWVESPSPMGGGGGPNWCAKHIKAVMNIGPAFLGVPKAVSNIFSAEGKDVAFLRAIAPGLLDSDMLGLQTLEHLMRVSRTWDSTISLLPKGGDTIWGNLDWSPEEGLSCDLDKRKLSSSDTTNFNHSDGDIGFRIKDPIKYGRVISFGKAASQIPSSHLPPPDLKELLGMRSSSGLNLSCSGEVWTEYDEVSRENIIKVAENKAYTAQNTFDLLRFVAPKLMQRAEAHFSHGIADNLDDPKYSHYKYWSNPLETKLPNAPDMEIYSLYGVGIPTERSYIYKMSPSSKCKSIPFRIDSSVNGQGDNSCLKSGVYFVDGDESVPVLSAGFMCAKGWRGKTRFNPSGSATYLREYRHKAPSSLLQGRGLESGAHVDIMGNVALSEDVLRVAAGASGRDIGGDRIYSDIMKMSERINLQL, from the exons ATGGCTTCTTCTGTTCTTAGATTCAGGAAGTTATGTTTTGTTGAGCCAGTTTTGGGGTTTCAATCTTCTTCTGGTGCTACAACAACAACAGCCCAAAAAGATGAAAACGGTGTCGTTTTAAATGATGATGAGAAGAAGAGGAGgagtaataataacaacaagaagaagaagcaaCCAAAGGAATGGAGGTGTATAGATAATTGTTGTTGGTTAATTGGGTATATGTGTACCACTTGGTGGCTTCTGTTGTTTCTCTTCCATTGTTTGCCACCTACAATGACTGGTTTTCAGGTACCTGAATCACCAGGGGAGAGGCTCAAAAGAGAGGGGTTGACACCTCTTCATCCTGTTGTTTTGGTCCCTGGTATTGTCACTGGTGGCCTTGAGCTTTGGGAAGGTAGACCTTGTTCCGAGGGACTTTTTAGGAAGAGACTTTGGGGTGGCAGTTTCACTGAAATCTTCAAGAG GCCTTTGTGTTGGTTGGAGCACTTATCTCTACACAACGAAACAGGGCTTGACCCGCCCGGGATTCGAGTTCGAGCAGTTCCAGGACTTGTTGCAGCTGATTATTTTGCTCCTGGTTACTTTGTTTGGGCAGTTCTTATTGAGAATTTAGCCAAAATTGGTTATGAAGGAAAAAACATGTACATGGCTGCCTATGATTGGAGATTATCTTTCCAAAATACAGAG ATTAGAGATCAAGCTTTAAGTAGATTGAAGAGTAAAATTGAGCTCATGTATGTAACCAATGGCTATAAGAAAGTGGTAGTAGTTCCTCATTCAATGGGGGTCATTTATTTCCTTCATTTCATGAAATGGGTTGAATCACCTTCCCCTATGGGAGGTGGTGGTGGCCCGAATTGGTGTGCTAAGCACATTAAAGCGGTCATGAATATCGGTCCGGCTTTTCTTGGAGTTCCTAAGGCTGTAAGTAACATCTTTTCTGCCGAGGGAAAAGATGTTGCTTTTCTCAGGGCTATTGCCCCGGGGCTTTTGGATTCTGACATGCTCGGTCTTCAAACGCTCGAGCATCTCATGCGAGTTTCTCGAACTTGGGATTCCACCATTTCCTTATTGCCAAAAGGTGGAGATACTATTTGGGGTAATTTAGATTGGTCTCCTGAGGAAGGACTTAGTTGTGATTTGGATAAGAGAAAACTCTCTTCAAGTGACACTACTAATTTCAATCACAGTGATGGAGATATCGGTTTTCGAATCAAAGATCCCATTAAGTATGGAAGAGTAATCTCTTTCGGAAAGGCAGCTTCACAGATTCCTTCTTCTCATCTTCCTCCTCCTGATTTGAAG GAACTTCTCGGAATGCGATCTTCTTCCGGGCTTAATTTATCGTGTAGCGGTGAGGTTTGGACGGAATATGATGAAGTAAGCAGAGAAAACATCATAAAAGTAGCCGAAAACAAGGCCTATACAGCTCAAAACACCTTTGATTTACTGCGATTTGTGGCCCCGAAATTGATGCAACGGGCCGAGGCTCACTTCTCTCATGGAATAGCTGATAATCTAGATGATCCTAAATACTCACATTACAAGTATTGGTCAAATCCACTTGAAACCAA GCTACCTAATGCTCCTGATATGGAGATATACTCTCTCTATGGTGTTGGAATCCCTACAGAAAGATCATACATATACAAAATGTCTCCTTCTAGCAAATGCAAGAGTATTCCATTTCGAATAGATAGCTCGGTGAATGGCCAAGGAGACAACAGTTGCCTAAAGAGCGGTGTATACTTTGTGGATGGCGATGAGAGTGTCCCGGTTTTGAGTGCAGGCTTCATGTGTGCAAAAGGGTGGCGAGGAAAGACGAGATTTAACCCGTCGGGTAGTGCTACTTACCTAAGAGAGTACCGACACAAAGCTCCATCGAGCCTGCTGCAGGGGAGGGGTTTGGAGAGCGGTGCACATGTCGATATTATGGGAAATGTTGCTTTGAGTGAAGATGTTTTGAGGGTTGCCGCTGGGGCGAGCGGCCGAGATATTGGAGGGGACCGGATTTATTCCGATATCATGAAAATGTCTGAGAGAATAAATCTTCAATTGTGA
- the LOC115698889 gene encoding putative phospholipid:diacylglycerol acyltransferase 2 isoform X1, whose protein sequence is MASSVLRFRKLCFVEPVLGFQSSSGATTTTAQKDENGVVLNDDEKKRRSNNNNKKKKQPKEWRCIDNCCWLIGYMCTTWWLLLFLFHCLPPTMTGFQVPESPGERLKREGLTPLHPVVLVPGIVTGGLELWEGRPCSEGLFRKRLWGGSFTEIFKRPLCWLEHLSLHNETGLDPPGIRVRAVPGLVAADYFAPGYFVWAVLIENLAKIGYEGKNMYMAAYDWRLSFQNTEIRDQALSRLKSKIELMYVTNGYKKVVVVPHSMGVIYFLHFMKWVESPSPMGGGGGPNWCAKHIKAVMNIGPAFLGVPKAVSNIFSAEGKDVAFLRAIAPGLLDSDMLGLQTLEHLMRVSRTWDSTISLLPKGGDTIWGNLDWSPEEGLSCDLDKRKLSSSDTTNFNHSDGDIGFRIKDPIKYGRVISFGKAASQIPSSHLPPPDLKWQELLGMRSSSGLNLSCSGEVWTEYDEVSRENIIKVAENKAYTAQNTFDLLRFVAPKLMQRAEAHFSHGIADNLDDPKYSHYKYWSNPLETKLPNAPDMEIYSLYGVGIPTERSYIYKMSPSSKCKSIPFRIDSSVNGQGDNSCLKSGVYFVDGDESVPVLSAGFMCAKGWRGKTRFNPSGSATYLREYRHKAPSSLLQGRGLESGAHVDIMGNVALSEDVLRVAAGASGRDIGGDRIYSDIMKMSERINLQL, encoded by the exons ATGGCTTCTTCTGTTCTTAGATTCAGGAAGTTATGTTTTGTTGAGCCAGTTTTGGGGTTTCAATCTTCTTCTGGTGCTACAACAACAACAGCCCAAAAAGATGAAAACGGTGTCGTTTTAAATGATGATGAGAAGAAGAGGAGgagtaataataacaacaagaagaagaagcaaCCAAAGGAATGGAGGTGTATAGATAATTGTTGTTGGTTAATTGGGTATATGTGTACCACTTGGTGGCTTCTGTTGTTTCTCTTCCATTGTTTGCCACCTACAATGACTGGTTTTCAGGTACCTGAATCACCAGGGGAGAGGCTCAAAAGAGAGGGGTTGACACCTCTTCATCCTGTTGTTTTGGTCCCTGGTATTGTCACTGGTGGCCTTGAGCTTTGGGAAGGTAGACCTTGTTCCGAGGGACTTTTTAGGAAGAGACTTTGGGGTGGCAGTTTCACTGAAATCTTCAAGAG GCCTTTGTGTTGGTTGGAGCACTTATCTCTACACAACGAAACAGGGCTTGACCCGCCCGGGATTCGAGTTCGAGCAGTTCCAGGACTTGTTGCAGCTGATTATTTTGCTCCTGGTTACTTTGTTTGGGCAGTTCTTATTGAGAATTTAGCCAAAATTGGTTATGAAGGAAAAAACATGTACATGGCTGCCTATGATTGGAGATTATCTTTCCAAAATACAGAG ATTAGAGATCAAGCTTTAAGTAGATTGAAGAGTAAAATTGAGCTCATGTATGTAACCAATGGCTATAAGAAAGTGGTAGTAGTTCCTCATTCAATGGGGGTCATTTATTTCCTTCATTTCATGAAATGGGTTGAATCACCTTCCCCTATGGGAGGTGGTGGTGGCCCGAATTGGTGTGCTAAGCACATTAAAGCGGTCATGAATATCGGTCCGGCTTTTCTTGGAGTTCCTAAGGCTGTAAGTAACATCTTTTCTGCCGAGGGAAAAGATGTTGCTTTTCTCAGGGCTATTGCCCCGGGGCTTTTGGATTCTGACATGCTCGGTCTTCAAACGCTCGAGCATCTCATGCGAGTTTCTCGAACTTGGGATTCCACCATTTCCTTATTGCCAAAAGGTGGAGATACTATTTGGGGTAATTTAGATTGGTCTCCTGAGGAAGGACTTAGTTGTGATTTGGATAAGAGAAAACTCTCTTCAAGTGACACTACTAATTTCAATCACAGTGATGGAGATATCGGTTTTCGAATCAAAGATCCCATTAAGTATGGAAGAGTAATCTCTTTCGGAAAGGCAGCTTCACAGATTCCTTCTTCTCATCTTCCTCCTCCTGATTTGAAG TGGCAGGAACTTCTCGGAATGCGATCTTCTTCCGGGCTTAATTTATCGTGTAGCGGTGAGGTTTGGACGGAATATGATGAAGTAAGCAGAGAAAACATCATAAAAGTAGCCGAAAACAAGGCCTATACAGCTCAAAACACCTTTGATTTACTGCGATTTGTGGCCCCGAAATTGATGCAACGGGCCGAGGCTCACTTCTCTCATGGAATAGCTGATAATCTAGATGATCCTAAATACTCACATTACAAGTATTGGTCAAATCCACTTGAAACCAA GCTACCTAATGCTCCTGATATGGAGATATACTCTCTCTATGGTGTTGGAATCCCTACAGAAAGATCATACATATACAAAATGTCTCCTTCTAGCAAATGCAAGAGTATTCCATTTCGAATAGATAGCTCGGTGAATGGCCAAGGAGACAACAGTTGCCTAAAGAGCGGTGTATACTTTGTGGATGGCGATGAGAGTGTCCCGGTTTTGAGTGCAGGCTTCATGTGTGCAAAAGGGTGGCGAGGAAAGACGAGATTTAACCCGTCGGGTAGTGCTACTTACCTAAGAGAGTACCGACACAAAGCTCCATCGAGCCTGCTGCAGGGGAGGGGTTTGGAGAGCGGTGCACATGTCGATATTATGGGAAATGTTGCTTTGAGTGAAGATGTTTTGAGGGTTGCCGCTGGGGCGAGCGGCCGAGATATTGGAGGGGACCGGATTTATTCCGATATCATGAAAATGTCTGAGAGAATAAATCTTCAATTGTGA